Below is a window of Pochonia chlamydosporia 170 chromosome 7, whole genome shotgun sequence DNA.
TGAAACTTTTGGATGCATGTTTTGAAGCACGCTGTGATTGTGAGAAGAAACAAcggccaaaaaaaaaaaactcaaCGCAAAACAACCCCCAGCACAAAAGAAACGAACCAACACATCACATTCTGACGTGTCTGACGTGTCTGACCATGTTGAGCCGATCACCTTCACCGCCGCTAGACCCGGTGGCAGTCAGTGAAGACCTCACACCTCTGCCAAACTTGAAGCAGTCCGGAGACGCATGCATTAATTTTGACGGCCAACTCCCAGAGCCGCTCGCCTATCATGAGGATGTGAGGACAGGATGCGGCGGCCAAACGTGGCCAGCAGGGCTGGTTCTCGGAAAGCACATACTGCGGTATCACAGGAAGGAGATGCAGGATGCCAGAATGTAAGTGAACGTGGCTCGCTCCCTTCTCCTTATTCTTGACCAGATTCGACACATGAATCAGTGAAACAAGAAAGCATTCAGAGAGACTATGCTGATTTGCAATCTTTCACCTTGACAGACTGgagcttggtgctggcggcggACTCGTTGGTCTTGCTGTGGCGCTGGGCTGTGGCGGTGACAACCGCTTGTTACTGACCGACCAGGATGAGATGTTGCAGCTCATGCAGACAAATATTCGGCTCAACAAGGTCGATACAAGAGCTAATGCACTTGTACTTAACTGGTACGTCCTTTCCCCTCTCTTCCTGTGTATTATTTTGCGCGATTGCCTCTGCCTCTTGGAGAGTTAAATGCGCCTCATTGTGCTTCATACTGCTTGACAGACTCATGGCTTCCAATTTCGCCTGCTAACTTGGGTTTTGCGTGGTCCTGCTGTAGGGGAGAACCACTTCCGGAAGAGGTTGTAGCTCAAAAACCAAATGTGATACTCGCGGCAGAGTGCGTATACTTTGAACCAGCCTTTCCACTGCTCATGCAGACACTCAAAGACCTTTTCACTCTGAACGAGGAGGCCATAGTATACTTTTGCTTCAAGAAGCGCAGACGAGCCGATATGCAATTTGTcaaattggccaagaaggcgtTTCTGGTGGAGGAGCTATTCGACGAGGATCGCCCAGTGTTTCAGCGGCAGTCCttgtttctcttttctttcaaaAAACGACCGAGCGCTAAAAAGCAGCCAGCAGTTGGAGGCGATGCATACAGTGTAGGCACATCTCCTGCCAGGCGGGACGTGAATGGTGTGAATGGTATCAACGGCATGAATGGTGTAAATGGTGTGAACCATGGTGACACCAGCGCCTGTTGCAACAGGAACGGAATACAACAGAGTTGATGCATGCTCCGTACTGTACTTACAGTACTTAAGTTAACGCCTTGAAACGAGATTATATGGGTAGGAATAAGCGAGCGACGGCACAGTGTCAATGAACTCATCACATAATCACCGTCGTCAAAGTGTCGTCAAGATTCCATCCCATGTATGCGGCGGCTCGAGTGCGTGGTGTAGATTGCACCAAAACGAACCACGACGGCGTTGTGCGTGTTTCGTCTTGGACTCAgtccaaccacaaccatctCCATGTTGTACAGCACAGTGCCAAAGCAAACCGCCATGTCTCCATCGAAGCGTGAATGTGTGGTGGATCACGACATTTCTTAGCTTCTTCTCACACAAAGCCGTGATCCATctatccatccatccagaccaCGCCTTGACCAACCTGCGGTGGTTTGCCCGCGGATAACGGGACGGAAAATGGAGGGGAAAGCGTTCCGCACAGTGCTTTGTATGCGTCGTTGCTTTGTACCTTTATGCGTCTATCGCCATCATCAGGCTAAAGGACCGGTCAATGATGTTTGTGCGCCGCTTCAGTAAGCCAAGAGACTTATCGGCGAGTGGTGCATCTTTGGCCGGCCTTACGGCATGCAAAGTGGTTGCATCCGTTGGAGCACATTGTGCA
It encodes the following:
- a CDS encoding Nicotinamide N-methyltransferase (similar to Beauveria bassiana ARSEF 2860 XP_008598225.1); the encoded protein is MLSRSPSPPLDPVAVSEDLTPLPNLKQSGDACINFDGQLPEPLAYHEDVRTGCGGQTWPAGLVLGKHILRYHRKEMQDARILELGAGGGLVGLAVALGCGGDNRLLLTDQDEMLQLMQTNIRLNKVDTRANALVLNWGEPLPEEVVAQKPNVILAAECVYFEPAFPLLMQTLKDLFTLNEEAIVYFCFKKRRRADMQFVKLAKKAFLVEELFDEDRPVFQRQSLFLFSFKKRPSAKKQPAVGGDAYSVGTSPARRDVNGVNGINGMNGVNGVNHGDTSACCNRNGIQQS